In Daucus carota subsp. sativus chromosome 4, DH1 v3.0, whole genome shotgun sequence, one DNA window encodes the following:
- the LOC108217926 gene encoding adenosylhomocysteinase, with product MSLSVEKTSSGREYKVKDMSLADFGKLELELSEVEMPGLMSCRTEFGPSQPFKGVRITGSLHMTIQTGVLIQTLTALGAEVRWCSCNIFSTQDHAAAAIARDSAAVFAWKGETLQEYWWCTERALDWGPDGGPDLVVDDGGDTTLLIHEGVKAEEEFAKSGALPDPKSTDNAEFQIVLTIIRDGLKSDPKRYHKMKDRLVGVSEETTTGVKRLYQMQLNGTLLFPAINVNDSVTKSKFDNLYGCRHSLPDGLMRATDVMIAGKVAVVAGYGDVGKGCAAALKQAGARVIVTEIDPICALQATMEGLQVLTLPDVLSVADIFVTTTGNKDIIMVDHMRKMKNNAIVCNIGHFDNEIDMHGLETYPGVKRITIKPQTDRWVFPDTKSGIIVLAEGRLMNLGCATGHPSFVMSCSFTNQVIAQLELWKERSSGKYEKKVYVLPKHLDEKVAALHLEKLGAKLTKLTKDQADYISVPVEGPYKPAHYRY from the exons ATGTCTTTGTCAGTTGAAAAAACTTCCTCTGGCCGTGAATACAAGGTGAAGGACATGTCCCTGGCTGACTTCGGGAAGCTGGAACTCGAGCTTTCCGAAGTTGAGATGCCAGGACTCATGTCCTGCCGAACTGAGTTCGGCCCCTCACAGCCATTTAAGGGAGTCAGGATTACTGGCTCCCTTCACATGACCATCCAGACAGGAGTCTTGATTCAGACTCTGACGGCCTTAGGGGCCGAAGTCAGATGGTGCTCATGCAACATCTTTTCCACACAGGATCATGCTGCAGCTGCCATTGCACGTGATAGTGCGGCTGTCTTTGCATGGAAAGGCGAGACCCTTCAGGAGTACTGGTGGTGTACCGAGAGGGCTCTTGATTGGGGTCCTGATGGGGGTCCCGATTTGGTCGTTGATGATGGCGGTGACACAACATTACTGATTCATGAAGGCGTAAAGGCTGAGGAGGAGTTTGCAAAATCCGGTGCTCTGCCTGATCCCAAATCTACTGATAATGCAGAGTTTCAGATTGTTTTGACGATTATCCGAGATGGGCTGAAATCTGATCCGAAGAGGTATCACAAAATGAAGGACAGATTGGTAGGAGTATCGGAAGAGACTACTACTGGAGTGAAGAGATTGTACCAAATGCAGCTAAACGGCACCCTTTTGTTTCCTGCTATCAATGTGAATGACTCTGTCACAAAAAGCAAG TTTGATAATTTGTATGGATGCCGCCACTCGCTCCCTGACGGTTTAATGAGAGCCACAGATGTTATGATTGCTGGAAAAGTTGCAGTTGTTGCAGGTTATGGTGATGTGGGAAAGGGATGTGCTGCTGCCTTGAAGCAAGCTGGTGCTCGAGTGATCGTGACTGAAATTGATCCCATCTGTGCTCTGCAAGCCACAATGGAAGGTCTTCAGGTTTTAACGCTCCCTGACGTTCTGTCTGTAGCTGATATCTTCGTCACCACTACAGGGAACAAGGATATCATCATGGTTGATCACatgaggaagatgaagaacAATGCAATTGTTTGCAACATTGGTCACTTTGACAATGAAATTGACATGCATGGTCTTGAGACGTATCCAGGTGTTAAAAGAATTACAATAAAGCCACAAACAGACAGATGGGTGTTCCCTGACACAAAATCAGGCATCATTGTCTTGGCTGAGGGTCGGCTCATGAACTTGGGGTGCGCTACAGGTCACCCCAGCTTTGTGATGTCTTGCTCCTTCACTAACCAAGTTATTGCCCAGCTTGAGCTATGGAAGGAGAGGAGTAGCGGGAAGTATGAGAAAAAGGTGTACGTCTTGCCCAAGCATCTTGATGAGAAGGTTGCAGCACTTCACCTTGAAAAGCTCGGTGCTAAGCTCACGAAACTCACCAAAGACCAGGCTGACTACATTAGTGTCCCGGTTGAAGGGCCATACAAACCTGCTCACTATAGGTACTAA
- the LOC108217012 gene encoding uncharacterized serine-rich protein C215.13 encodes MAKLHVLFPIALYITLLLHAVCAQTDPGAAPADAPAGGGTLPVGRKGVPGGSAGAPSPGGDDEPLGGPAGAPSPSSDDDGLGSSKLTLPPGAFNLPAGFPMPSLGSPVGSDGLPLAPLASAGLVLPPMGSVAKELEKGMKGLGLSDLGTAFENSLKGGGLASSPASSPSSPSTDSSLASSPSSSSSVSSLASSPSSSSGSSSSSSSSGDSSSGGGVSSSGGSSSSSSVSSSASSSSDVATPSPAPSPSVLSASNLIPAI; translated from the coding sequence ATGGCAAAATTGCACGTCCTGTTCCCAATAGCTTTGTACATCACCTTGCTACTGCATGCGGTATGTGCTCAAACAGATCCTGGTGCTGCTCCAGCGGATGCTCCTGCTGGGGGCGGCACCTTACCCGTGGGTAGGAAAGGGGTACCTGGTGGGAGTGCTGGTGCACCTTCCCCGGGTGGTGATGATGAGCCTCTGGGAGGTCCTGCTGGTGCACCTTCCCCGAGCAGCGACGATGATGGTCTTGGTAGTAGTAAACTTACCCTTCCTCCTGGAGCATTTAACCTTCCAGCTGGATTTCCCATGCCGTCACTGGGATCGCCTGTGGGAAGTGATGGACTTCCCTTAGCGCCTTTGGCAAGTGCCGGACTTGTCTTACCGCCTATGGGAAGCGTTGCTAAAGAGCTTGAAAAAGGAATGAAAGGACTTGGTCTTAGCGACCTTGGCACTGCATTTGAAAATAGTTTGAAAGGTGGTGGTTTAGCCTCTAGTCCTGCTAGCAGCCCCTCAAGCCCTTCAACTGATAGTTCTCTAGCTAGTAGCCCCTCAAGCTCTTCAAGTGTTAGTTCCCTAGCTAGCAGCCCTTCAAGTAGTAGTGGCTCAAGCTCAAGCTCAAGCTCTTCTGGTGATAGCTCCTCAGGTGGGGGAGTCTCTAGTAGCGGCGGTAGCTCAAGCTCTTCAAGTGTCAGTTCTTCAGCTAGCAGTTCGTCAGATGTCGCAACTCCTTCACCAGCTCCATCACCCTCCGTGCTATCAGCCTCTAATCTTATTCCAGCGATATAA